The following are encoded together in the Vibrio zhugei genome:
- the spoT gene encoding bifunctional GTP diphosphokinase/guanosine-3',5'-bis pyrophosphate 3'-pyrophosphohydrolase: MYLFDSLKDVAQEYLTEPQVEALRRSYQVARDAHEGQNRSSGEPYIIHPVAVARLLAEMRLDLETLQAALLHDVIEDTDVSKEELEGEFGHAVAELVDGVSKLDKLKFRDRKEAQAENFRKMILAMVQDIRVILIKLSDRTHNMRTLGALRPDKRRRIARETLEIYAPLAHRLGIHNIKTELEELGFEALYPNRYRVIKRVVKAARGNRKEMIQRIHDEIEGRIEEAGLQARVVGREKNLYSIYNKMKTKEQRFHTIMDIYAFRVIVDTADTCYRALGQVHSLYKPRPGRMKDYIAVPKANGYQSIHTSMVGPHGVPVEVQIRTEDMDQMADKGVAAHWSYKSDGERGGTTAQIKAQRWMQSLLELQQSAGNSFEFIENVKSDLFPDEIFVFTPKGRIVELPVGATAVDFAYAVHTDIGNSCVGARVDRLPYPLSKPLKSGQAVEVINAPGARPNAAWLNYVVTSRARTKIRQVLKTMRREDSVMLGRRLLNHALGDYSLDDINDDTIQQVLSGLKVASIDDMLASIGLGELMSIVIARRLLGDTEELANHTVDKNAVASKRKMPIRGAEGILLTFANCCHPIPDDSIIAHVSPGRGLVVHRETCPNIRGYQREPEKYMAVEWSQDYEQEFIAELTVDILNRQGVLAELTNVISQTGSNIQGLSTEERDGRLYTVTILLTTQHRVHLASIMRRIRAMPNALKVRRKKH; encoded by the coding sequence TTGTATCTATTTGATAGTCTCAAGGATGTTGCCCAAGAGTATCTGACAGAGCCTCAAGTTGAGGCTCTACGTCGCTCTTATCAGGTAGCAAGAGATGCCCATGAAGGGCAAAACCGCTCAAGCGGAGAACCATACATCATCCATCCCGTTGCGGTTGCACGGCTTCTCGCAGAAATGCGTTTGGATTTGGAAACACTGCAAGCCGCTTTGTTGCATGATGTCATCGAAGATACTGACGTCAGTAAGGAAGAACTCGAAGGTGAGTTTGGACATGCTGTGGCCGAGCTCGTCGATGGGGTATCCAAACTCGATAAGTTAAAATTTCGCGATCGCAAAGAAGCACAAGCGGAAAACTTTCGTAAAATGATACTGGCGATGGTTCAGGATATCCGCGTCATTCTTATTAAATTGTCCGATCGTACTCATAATATGCGTACGCTAGGCGCTCTGCGTCCAGACAAACGCCGTCGTATTGCCAGAGAAACCCTAGAAATCTATGCTCCCCTCGCGCACCGCTTAGGTATTCATAACATCAAAACCGAACTCGAAGAGCTGGGCTTTGAAGCATTGTATCCGAACCGCTATCGCGTGATTAAACGAGTCGTGAAAGCCGCTCGCGGTAACCGCAAAGAAATGATTCAGCGTATTCACGATGAAATTGAAGGCCGCATTGAAGAAGCGGGACTCCAAGCGCGTGTCGTTGGACGTGAGAAGAATTTATACTCCATCTACAACAAGATGAAGACCAAGGAACAACGTTTCCATACCATTATGGATATCTACGCGTTCCGAGTCATCGTTGATACAGCCGATACGTGTTATCGCGCTCTCGGTCAAGTCCACAGCTTATACAAACCACGCCCAGGCCGGATGAAAGATTACATCGCGGTACCAAAAGCCAACGGTTATCAATCGATTCATACCTCAATGGTTGGCCCACACGGCGTCCCCGTCGAAGTACAAATTCGTACCGAAGATATGGACCAAATGGCCGACAAAGGTGTCGCGGCTCACTGGTCGTATAAATCCGATGGCGAACGCGGCGGAACCACTGCGCAGATCAAAGCACAGCGCTGGATGCAAAGCTTACTCGAATTACAACAAAGCGCCGGTAACTCGTTTGAGTTTATCGAAAACGTTAAATCCGATCTGTTCCCTGACGAAATCTTTGTCTTTACCCCCAAAGGTCGCATCGTAGAATTACCGGTGGGTGCAACCGCGGTCGATTTTGCTTACGCGGTGCATACCGATATCGGTAACTCTTGCGTTGGCGCCCGTGTTGATCGGCTGCCTTATCCATTGAGTAAACCGCTGAAAAGTGGCCAAGCCGTTGAAGTGATTAATGCGCCAGGCGCCAGGCCGAATGCAGCCTGGTTGAACTATGTTGTAACCTCGCGTGCTCGCACTAAGATTCGCCAAGTGCTCAAAACCATGCGACGTGAAGATTCCGTGATGCTGGGGCGCCGCCTATTGAATCACGCTCTCGGTGACTACTCATTAGATGACATCAATGATGATACGATCCAGCAGGTACTGTCTGGGCTCAAAGTCGCCTCAATTGATGATATGCTGGCTTCCATTGGTTTGGGTGAGCTGATGAGCATTGTGATTGCACGGCGCTTATTAGGCGATACGGAAGAACTCGCGAATCACACGGTCGACAAAAATGCCGTTGCCTCAAAACGCAAGATGCCAATCCGTGGTGCTGAAGGGATCTTATTGACCTTTGCGAACTGTTGTCATCCTATCCCAGATGATTCGATCATTGCTCATGTGTCACCTGGCCGTGGCCTCGTGGTACACCGTGAAACCTGCCCTAATATTCGTGGCTATCAGCGCGAACCAGAGAAGTACATGGCGGTGGAATGGAGTCAAGATTATGAGCAAGAGTTTATTGCAGAGCTCACCGTCGATATTCTTAATCGCCAAGGCGTTCTTGCGGAACTGACGAACGTCATTTCTCAGACCGGCTCCAATATTCAAGGTTTGTCCACTGAGGAGCGCGACGGTAGACTTTATACCGTAACGATTCTGCTCACGACGCAACACCGCGTACATTTGGCGAGTATCATGCGCCGCATTCGCGCAATGCCGAATGCCCTCAAAGTCAGACGTAAAAAACATTAA
- the trmH gene encoding tRNA (guanosine(18)-2'-O)-methyltransferase TrmH has protein sequence MNPERYARIQTVLRARQPDLTLCLEEVHKPNNVSAIIRSADATGLHRIHAVWPNKQMKTLAHTSAGARNWVEVDTHDTIQEALTEIKSQGMQVLVTHLSDTAVDFRDVDYTQPTAIILGSEKTGITPEALALADQDIVIPMVGMVQSLNVSVASALILYEAQRQRQLAGMYQRTHSPLPPETIQRILFERGHPVLAKVAKRKGLAYPKLDDQGQIVADPAWWAEMQRA, from the coding sequence ATGAACCCAGAACGTTACGCCCGAATTCAAACTGTGCTGCGCGCACGCCAACCCGATCTAACCCTGTGTTTAGAAGAAGTGCATAAGCCGAATAACGTTTCGGCGATCATTCGCAGCGCTGATGCCACTGGATTACACCGCATTCATGCTGTGTGGCCTAATAAACAAATGAAAACACTGGCACATACCTCGGCAGGCGCTCGTAACTGGGTCGAAGTCGACACTCACGACACCATTCAAGAGGCGCTGACTGAAATAAAAAGCCAAGGGATGCAGGTACTCGTTACCCACCTGTCCGACACCGCGGTCGATTTTCGCGACGTTGATTATACCCAACCCACCGCGATCATTCTCGGCAGCGAAAAAACCGGCATCACCCCAGAAGCACTCGCGCTTGCCGATCAAGACATCGTGATTCCTATGGTCGGGATGGTGCAATCGCTGAACGTATCCGTTGCCAGCGCCCTCATTTTATATGAAGCGCAGCGCCAACGTCAGTTAGCGGGAATGTATCAACGGACACACAGTCCGCTGCCCCCCGAGACCATTCAGCGTATTCTCTTTGAGCGCGGTCACCCCGTATTAGCGAAAGTCGCCAAACGGAAAGGATTGGCCTACCCCAAATTGGATGACCAAGGACAGATTGTCGCCGATCCTGCTTGGTGGGCAGAAATGCAACGCGCTTAA
- the recG gene encoding ATP-dependent DNA helicase RecG produces the protein MSQLLSAVPLTSLSGVGAKVAEKLEKVGLVTVQDLLFHLPLRYEDRTRIYPINKLHPGIWVAVQGKVMSVDTVFGRRKMLAVRLSDGNGSITLRFFNFTAGMKNTFTEGRLVYAYGEIKRGQYGLEIVHPEYKFFTPATQPDVEPNLTPVYPTTDGLRQNTLRNLTDQALALLDKAAVQELLPAGLYDHQMTMGEALHIIHRPSTDIDLSLFDDGRHPAQIRLIMEELLAQNLSMLAVRSQGQQDKALPIATSVEWKTDLLNQLPFTPTNAQDRVVKEIEADLSQPYPMMRLVQGDVGSGKTLVAALAAVHAIASGYQVALMAPTELLAEQHAINFAGWFESMNIQVGWLAGKLKGKARESELARIASGEAQMVVGTHALFQQHVTFHNLALVIIDEQHRFGVHQRLELREKGVQQGAFPHQLIMTATPIPRTLAMTAYADLETSIIDELPPGRTPIQTVAIPDTKRDTIIERVRHACLTEGKQAYWVCTLIDESEVLEAQAAADIAEELQTALPDVKIGLVHGRMKASDKQAVMKAFKDNELNLLVATTVIEVGVDVPNASLMIIENPERLGLAQLHQLRGRVGRGSVASHCVLLYHAPLSKTAQKRLGVLRESNDGFVIAQRDLDIRGPGELLGTKQTGIADFKIADLLRDQSLIPEVQRIARYLHDHYPTNAQAIIDRWLGSREHYSHA, from the coding sequence ATGTCTCAATTGCTTTCTGCTGTTCCTCTAACCTCTTTATCTGGTGTCGGCGCCAAAGTGGCTGAAAAACTAGAAAAAGTCGGCTTAGTCACGGTACAAGATCTGCTATTTCATCTGCCGCTACGTTACGAAGATAGAACCAGAATCTACCCGATCAACAAACTTCACCCCGGTATTTGGGTTGCGGTACAAGGTAAGGTGATGAGCGTGGATACCGTCTTTGGGCGGCGTAAAATGTTGGCAGTTCGCCTCAGTGATGGCAATGGCTCAATCACACTACGCTTTTTCAACTTTACCGCAGGCATGAAAAACACCTTTACCGAAGGGCGATTGGTGTACGCCTATGGCGAAATAAAGCGCGGGCAATATGGCCTTGAAATTGTGCACCCTGAGTATAAATTTTTCACACCAGCCACCCAACCCGATGTCGAACCCAACCTGACACCCGTCTATCCAACCACTGATGGTTTAAGACAAAACACTCTACGTAACCTGACCGATCAAGCCTTAGCGCTATTGGATAAGGCCGCCGTTCAAGAATTATTGCCAGCGGGTCTCTATGATCATCAAATGACGATGGGAGAAGCACTGCATATCATTCATCGTCCATCGACAGATATCGATCTCTCTTTGTTTGATGACGGTCGCCATCCGGCGCAAATTCGCCTGATTATGGAAGAATTACTGGCTCAGAATCTATCCATGCTGGCTGTGCGTAGCCAAGGCCAACAAGATAAAGCCTTACCGATTGCAACGTCGGTTGAATGGAAAACGGACCTATTAAATCAACTGCCCTTTACCCCAACGAACGCGCAAGATCGCGTAGTCAAAGAGATTGAAGCGGATTTAAGCCAACCCTACCCAATGATGCGTTTAGTCCAAGGAGATGTGGGATCGGGCAAGACTCTTGTGGCCGCTTTAGCCGCCGTTCATGCCATTGCGAGTGGCTACCAAGTGGCTCTCATGGCGCCCACGGAATTACTCGCCGAACAACATGCCATCAACTTCGCGGGCTGGTTTGAGTCGATGAATATCCAAGTTGGTTGGTTAGCGGGAAAGTTAAAAGGCAAAGCCAGAGAAAGTGAATTAGCACGTATTGCCAGTGGTGAAGCGCAGATGGTAGTGGGGACGCACGCGCTATTTCAACAACATGTGACATTCCATAATCTCGCATTAGTCATTATCGATGAACAACATCGCTTTGGTGTCCACCAGCGTTTAGAGCTACGTGAGAAAGGCGTTCAACAAGGGGCTTTTCCTCATCAATTAATTATGACGGCCACCCCGATCCCTCGAACACTGGCAATGACCGCCTATGCCGATCTCGAAACCTCCATCATTGACGAGCTGCCACCTGGGCGTACTCCGATACAAACGGTGGCGATTCCGGATACCAAGCGCGATACGATTATTGAACGCGTCAGGCATGCCTGCCTTACCGAAGGCAAACAAGCGTATTGGGTGTGTACATTAATCGATGAATCGGAAGTATTAGAAGCTCAAGCCGCCGCCGACATCGCCGAAGAACTGCAAACCGCACTGCCAGATGTGAAAATAGGTCTTGTACATGGACGGATGAAAGCCTCAGACAAGCAAGCCGTCATGAAAGCGTTTAAAGACAACGAACTCAATTTATTGGTGGCCACCACTGTGATTGAAGTCGGTGTGGATGTGCCCAATGCCAGCTTAATGATCATTGAAAACCCAGAACGCTTAGGGCTGGCGCAGTTACACCAATTACGTGGCCGAGTCGGCCGAGGCTCCGTCGCCAGTCATTGTGTCTTGCTCTATCATGCACCCCTGTCTAAAACCGCGCAAAAACGGCTGGGTGTCTTACGCGAAAGTAATGATGGTTTTGTCATTGCGCAGCGCGATTTGGATATTCGCGGCCCCGGAGAACTGCTGGGCACGAAACAAACTGGGATTGCGGATTTTAAAATCGCCGATTTACTCAGAGATCAATCGCTCATTCCAGAAGTGCAACGAATTGCGCGTTATCTTCACGATCACTACCCAACGAATGCCCAAGCGATTATCGACCGTTGGCTTGGCAGTCGAGAACATTATTCGCATGCTTGA
- a CDS encoding uracil-xanthine permease family protein, which translates to MTTTNTTPRKTELVYQLNDKPPLPQTLFAALQHLLAMFVAVITPSLIICQSLGVPAEQTNVIISMSLFASGVSSFIQIRTIGPIGSGLLSIQGTSFNFLGPIIGAGMSLKAGGADVPTMMSAIFGTILVASLAEILLSRVLQYAQKIITPLVSGIVVTLIGLTLIQVGLVSMGGGYSAMSQHTFGSLSNLALAGVVLGLIVLLNRSRNPYIRVSSIVIAMLVGYVMAYMMGMVETSTTSKSHWIALPIPMQFGLSFDWSLFIPLVLIFLITALEAIGDITATSEVSGEPVKGPLYLKRIKGGVLADGINSALAACLNSFPNSTFSQNNGIIMLTGVASRYVGYFIAAMLVLLGLFPGVANFVQMIPEPVLGGATIVMFGTIAAAGVRIISRVELDRRAVLIMALSFSMGLGIAQKPEILQFMPEFVKNLFSTGIAAGGITAIVMNLILPVHHHEEEA; encoded by the coding sequence ATGACAACAACGAATACCACGCCACGAAAAACTGAGTTGGTCTATCAATTGAATGATAAGCCGCCACTTCCACAAACGCTCTTTGCTGCGCTTCAGCATTTATTGGCCATGTTTGTGGCAGTCATTACCCCATCGCTGATCATTTGTCAGTCGCTCGGCGTTCCGGCAGAGCAAACCAATGTCATCATCAGTATGTCGTTATTCGCATCGGGCGTGTCGTCATTCATCCAAATTCGCACCATTGGTCCCATCGGTTCAGGGCTACTTTCCATTCAAGGGACCAGCTTTAACTTTCTAGGCCCGATCATTGGTGCCGGCATGTCATTAAAAGCCGGAGGCGCGGATGTGCCCACCATGATGTCTGCCATCTTTGGCACCATTTTGGTCGCCTCACTGGCTGAAATTTTGCTTTCGCGCGTCTTGCAATACGCACAAAAAATCATCACGCCGCTGGTCTCTGGCATCGTGGTGACCTTGATTGGTCTGACCCTCATTCAAGTAGGATTGGTTTCGATGGGTGGGGGGTACTCTGCCATGAGCCAGCATACCTTTGGTAGTCTATCGAATCTGGCTCTAGCAGGAGTAGTATTGGGGTTAATTGTCCTCTTAAACCGCTCTCGTAACCCCTATATCCGAGTATCTTCAATTGTCATCGCCATGCTGGTCGGTTATGTCATGGCGTACATGATGGGCATGGTAGAGACCTCGACGACCTCAAAAAGTCATTGGATCGCCTTGCCGATTCCGATGCAATTTGGCTTGAGCTTCGATTGGTCACTGTTCATTCCTTTGGTATTGATCTTCTTGATTACCGCCCTTGAAGCAATTGGGGATATTACCGCGACGTCTGAAGTCTCCGGTGAACCAGTGAAAGGTCCCCTTTACCTCAAAAGAATTAAAGGCGGCGTATTAGCCGATGGCATCAACTCGGCCTTAGCCGCTTGTCTGAACAGCTTCCCCAACTCAACGTTCAGCCAGAATAATGGCATTATCATGCTGACGGGAGTCGCCAGTCGTTATGTGGGGTACTTTATTGCCGCTATGTTGGTGTTACTGGGGCTTTTCCCTGGCGTCGCGAACTTTGTCCAAATGATCCCAGAACCCGTATTAGGCGGGGCAACCATCGTCATGTTCGGTACGATTGCGGCGGCTGGAGTCCGCATTATTTCTCGTGTTGAGTTGGATCGCCGTGCGGTATTGATTATGGCTCTGTCTTTTTCCATGGGATTAGGCATTGCTCAAAAACCCGAAATTCTGCAATTTATGCCAGAATTTGTGAAAAACTTATTCTCTACAGGCATTGCAGCCGGTGGGATCACAGCCATCGTGATGAACCTGATTTTACCTGTCCATCATCATGAAGAAGAGGCGTAA
- the envZ gene encoding two-component system sensor histidine kinase EnvZ: MKIRSTFTQSILLFLSLLIASQLYSFYAVFNYALMPSLQQFNKILGHEINLMLDDSIRHNHIALDAPQRQRVLEQLGVTIHSDHSPAAQEFQRGVSIDLMSEEMTQDLGSPTEVRMALGKESYVLWIRIAELPGQLIRIPLSELQEKDFAPLFRNSIIMAFLIVAGGWLFIRLQNRPLLALEKAAKRVGQGEFPAALPEKGATEIRSVTRSFNQMSRGIQALEEDRALLMAGISHDLRTPLTRIRLATEMMSPEDSYLAEGIISDTEECNEIISQFMDYLKPMNVDAFEAVDLNEIASDIATAEAFAGENKVEWSLNDAILPARGNPIGIKRAVTNLVVNAYRYGNGWVRLSSGMTADCKMVWLTVEDDGPGIPADQVATLFEPFTRGDRARGSEGTGLGLAIVKRIVTQHQGRVAMTNRSTGGLKVQLSFPVATKTGS, encoded by the coding sequence ATTAAAATTCGCAGTACCTTCACCCAGTCCATTCTCCTTTTTCTGTCATTATTGATTGCGAGTCAGCTGTATTCCTTTTATGCGGTGTTTAACTACGCTTTAATGCCAAGTTTGCAGCAGTTTAATAAAATTCTCGGACATGAAATCAACCTGATGTTGGATGATTCGATTCGCCACAACCACATTGCTCTTGATGCGCCGCAACGCCAGCGAGTATTAGAACAGCTCGGTGTCACCATCCATTCCGATCACAGTCCGGCTGCACAAGAGTTTCAGCGTGGCGTGAGTATTGATTTGATGAGTGAGGAAATGACTCAAGATTTAGGCTCGCCCACCGAAGTGCGTATGGCGTTAGGTAAAGAAAGCTATGTTTTGTGGATTCGCATTGCCGAGCTACCTGGCCAATTGATCCGCATTCCGTTATCTGAGCTGCAAGAAAAAGATTTTGCGCCGTTATTTAGAAACAGCATCATTATGGCCTTTTTGATTGTGGCGGGAGGGTGGTTATTCATTCGTTTACAAAATCGACCGTTATTGGCGTTGGAAAAAGCGGCCAAGCGAGTAGGACAGGGCGAATTTCCAGCGGCATTACCCGAAAAAGGAGCCACTGAAATTCGTTCGGTGACGCGCTCTTTTAATCAAATGTCGCGAGGCATTCAAGCATTAGAAGAAGACCGTGCATTGCTGATGGCCGGCATTAGTCATGACTTAAGAACGCCATTAACACGAATTCGTTTAGCGACCGAAATGATGTCACCCGAAGACAGTTATCTTGCGGAAGGCATCATCAGCGATACGGAAGAATGCAATGAAATCATCAGTCAGTTCATGGATTATTTGAAACCGATGAATGTGGATGCCTTTGAAGCGGTCGATCTCAATGAGATTGCCAGTGACATTGCGACAGCAGAAGCCTTTGCGGGAGAAAATAAGGTCGAATGGTCTCTCAACGATGCCATATTGCCTGCACGGGGTAACCCGATCGGTATTAAGCGCGCGGTCACCAATTTGGTGGTTAATGCTTATCGCTATGGTAATGGCTGGGTGCGATTATCATCGGGTATGACTGCCGATTGTAAAATGGTGTGGTTGACGGTCGAGGATGATGGTCCGGGAATTCCCGCAGACCAAGTGGCGACCTTGTTTGAACCGTTTACACGTGGTGACCGAGCGCGAGGCAGCGAAGGTACCGGGTTAGGCTTGGCGATTGTCAAACGGATTGTGACGCAGCATCAAGGGCGAGTTGCCATGACCAACCGCAGCACTGGCGGACTGAAAGTACAACTGAGTTTTCCCGTTGCGACAAAAACGGGAAGCTGA
- the ompR gene encoding two-component system response regulator OmpR: protein MQESYKVLVVDDDARLRSLLERYLSEQGFQVRSVANGEQMDRLLTRENFHLMVLDLMLPGEDGLSICRRLRNANNMLPILMLTAKGDEIDRIVGLEVGADDYLPKPFNPRELLARIKAVLRRQVIEAPGAPSSEESMVEFGEFRLNLGTREMYRNDEPMPLTSGEFAVLKALVLNAREPLSRDKLMNMARGREYSAMERSIDVQISRLRRMLEEDPSKPRYIQTVWGLGYVFVPDGKLK from the coding sequence ATGCAAGAAAGTTATAAAGTTCTGGTGGTTGATGATGATGCGCGTTTGCGCTCTTTGTTAGAACGTTACCTCTCCGAACAAGGATTTCAAGTTCGTAGTGTGGCCAATGGCGAACAAATGGATCGCTTGTTAACTCGTGAAAACTTTCACCTGATGGTGTTGGATTTAATGTTACCCGGCGAAGATGGACTCTCGATATGTCGTCGGCTGCGTAACGCCAATAATATGTTGCCCATTTTGATGCTGACGGCAAAAGGGGATGAGATTGACCGCATTGTCGGATTGGAAGTGGGCGCGGATGATTATCTGCCTAAACCTTTTAATCCACGTGAATTGTTAGCTCGGATCAAAGCGGTATTGCGACGCCAAGTCATTGAAGCCCCTGGTGCACCAAGCTCGGAAGAGTCGATGGTTGAGTTCGGCGAATTTCGTCTGAATTTGGGGACTCGTGAGATGTATCGTAATGACGAGCCAATGCCGTTGACCTCGGGCGAGTTTGCGGTGTTGAAGGCGCTAGTCTTAAATGCGCGTGAACCCTTGTCGCGTGACAAGTTGATGAATATGGCGCGCGGTCGTGAGTACTCGGCAATGGAGCGTTCCATTGATGTGCAGATCTCGCGTTTACGCCGCATGTTAGAAGAAGATCCCAGCAAACCCCGCTATATTCAAACCGTGTGGGGGCTCGGCTATGTTTTCGTTCCCGACGGTAAATTAAAATAG
- the greB gene encoding transcription elongation factor GreB: MKTKLITREGYQQLKEEHDYLWNERRPEVTKIVTWAASLGDRSENADYTFNKRLLRQIDRRVRYLRKLLPELTIVDYSPQQDGKVFFGAWVEIENEEGETKRFRIVGPEEIYGDKKEYISIDSPMARALLKREVDDDVEVVTPSGKKTWFINRIEYRSSSS; this comes from the coding sequence GTGAAAACAAAGCTGATTACGCGAGAAGGCTATCAACAGCTTAAAGAAGAGCATGATTACCTGTGGAATGAGCGTCGCCCCGAAGTCACTAAAATTGTTACTTGGGCTGCCAGCCTAGGGGATCGCTCGGAAAACGCGGATTATACGTTTAATAAGCGCCTATTACGGCAAATTGACCGCCGAGTGCGCTACTTACGCAAGTTATTACCCGAATTGACCATTGTCGACTATTCGCCGCAACAAGATGGCAAAGTGTTTTTTGGCGCTTGGGTTGAGATTGAAAACGAAGAGGGGGAAACCAAGCGTTTTCGCATTGTCGGCCCCGAAGAAATTTATGGGGATAAAAAAGAGTATATTTCGATTGATTCCCCGATGGCACGAGCGCTCTTGAAGCGAGAAGTCGATGACGATGTCGAAGTGGTGACGCCTTCAGGTAAGAAAACGTGGTTCATTAACCGTATCGAGTATCGTAGCAGTTCATCTTAG
- a CDS encoding tripartite tricarboxylate transporter permease, giving the protein MLDFSAITAGADLLFSSVGPWLYVFPGIIIGLVFGAIPGLQISMAMAIFLPATLYMSFLEAMLFLTAIFTGGSFGSGIPAILMNIPGTSSAIATAFDGYPMARKGQHNKALGIALGSSCFGVLFGYIILFLLIQPISVLVLKLGPSEMLMVIFWGITLIASLRGDAMLKGLISGMVGLLIGTIGFSEVGVARGTLGNEYLLDGVPVIPAMMGMFAASELFKLVNTNYLVADESARKVSIREILGGVTHAFKHPKVMLRGSLIGVFVGAVPGVGSSVSNLLSYIETKRRDKDPQSYGKGNPKGVVAAESANSTSEAGSMATLLALGIPGGGATAVMLAAFAMHNITGGPQFIREQTDIVYAIILANFGQVVLLIALGLMFIPLLANVVKVPMNILIPSVLSMAVFGSFGLTGNIAGPVAVLVFAIVGWVFTHLHYSVPAAVIGILLGGMAESNFLHTYQISGGEISYIFERPITLLIIGLLLLSLFGSKVTGMLNRTAVKTSSDSSS; this is encoded by the coding sequence ATGTTAGATTTTTCCGCAATTACTGCCGGAGCGGATTTGCTTTTCTCTTCGGTAGGACCGTGGTTGTACGTCTTCCCCGGCATTATTATTGGTTTGGTATTTGGTGCCATTCCTGGCTTACAGATCTCGATGGCGATGGCGATATTTTTGCCTGCTACTCTCTACATGAGCTTTTTAGAAGCGATGTTGTTTTTAACGGCCATTTTTACTGGTGGTTCTTTTGGGAGTGGGATCCCAGCTATTTTAATGAACATACCCGGCACATCTTCGGCGATCGCAACGGCGTTTGATGGCTATCCGATGGCAAGAAAAGGGCAACATAATAAGGCACTGGGTATCGCTCTGGGGTCTTCTTGTTTCGGTGTGCTGTTTGGCTACATTATCCTGTTCTTACTCATTCAACCGATTTCAGTGCTTGTCTTGAAATTAGGACCATCTGAAATGCTGATGGTCATTTTTTGGGGAATCACGCTGATTGCCAGTCTTAGAGGTGACGCGATGCTTAAAGGGTTGATCTCTGGCATGGTGGGGTTGCTTATCGGGACCATCGGTTTTAGTGAAGTTGGTGTGGCGAGAGGGACATTGGGCAATGAATATTTGCTCGATGGTGTGCCAGTTATCCCAGCAATGATGGGGATGTTCGCCGCTTCTGAGCTCTTCAAACTCGTTAATACCAATTATTTAGTGGCAGATGAATCGGCGCGTAAAGTGAGTATTCGAGAGATTCTTGGCGGGGTAACCCATGCGTTTAAGCATCCCAAAGTGATGTTACGCGGCAGCTTAATTGGCGTGTTTGTCGGAGCGGTGCCAGGGGTTGGCTCATCGGTTTCGAACCTGTTGTCTTACATTGAAACGAAGCGTCGCGACAAGGATCCGCAAAGTTATGGCAAAGGCAATCCCAAAGGCGTGGTGGCGGCCGAGTCGGCCAACTCAACCTCCGAAGCGGGGTCGATGGCTACGCTACTGGCCTTAGGGATTCCTGGTGGCGGGGCTACCGCTGTGATGCTCGCTGCCTTCGCGATGCATAACATTACCGGTGGGCCTCAATTCATTCGTGAACAGACGGATATCGTCTATGCCATCATTCTGGCGAACTTTGGTCAGGTGGTGTTACTCATCGCACTTGGATTGATGTTTATTCCGTTATTGGCGAATGTGGTCAAAGTTCCGATGAACATTTTGATTCCATCGGTCCTGTCGATGGCCGTGTTCGGTTCGTTCGGTTTAACCGGTAATATTGCGGGTCCTGTTGCTGTGCTCGTTTTCGCGATTGTTGGCTGGGTGTTTACTCATCTTCATTATTCCGTTCCTGCTGCGGTGATTGGCATTTTATTAGGGGGAATGGCGGAGAGTAACTTCCTGCACACCTATCAGATCAGTGGCGGGGAAATCAGCTACATTTTTGAACGTCCGATCACGTTACTGATTATCGGTTTACTGCTGCTGTCATTGTTCGGTTCGAAAGTGACGGGGATGCTGAATCGTACCGCAGTCAAAACGTCCAGTGATTCGTCGTCGTAA